The sequence below is a genomic window from Pirellulales bacterium.
CAAAGGCCGCTCCGATGACTGCCGCCGCCACGCGTCGCGATTTTCTCCGCGCTTTGGGCCTTAGCGCCGGTTCGCTGCCGTTTATTTTAAATCTGCCGAGCCTGGCGTTTGCCAATCAATCGCGGCGGAAGCAACGCTTGGTGGTGATGTTCAGCCCCAACGGCGTCGTTCCCAGGGCATTTTGGCCCGACGAGGAAGGGGACAAATTCGCGCTCAAGGAATCGCTCAAGCCGCTCGAGCCGTTTCAAAACAAGACGCTGATTCTGCACGGCGTGTGCGACAAAGTGCGCGGCGACGGCGACAACCACATGCGCGGCATCGGCTGCCTGCTCACCGGTATCGAACTCTATCCCGGCAATATTCAAGGCGGCTCCGACACCCCGGCCGGCTGGGCCAGCGGCATCTCGATCGATCAAGAAATCAAGCAAAAGCTGCAGCAAGACGACGCCACGCGCACGCGCTTCGGCTCGCTCGAATTCGGCGTCATGGTTCCCGAACGCGCCGACACGTGGACCCGCCTTGCCTACTCCGGCGCCAACAAGCCGATCACGCCGATCGACGATCCGTATCAAATGTTCAATAGGCTCTATGGCAAGGTGAAAGATCGCGAACTGCTGGCCAGCGTGCTCGACGACGTGCAAGACGATTTGAAAAAAGTCAGCCGTGCGGTAAGCAGCGACGACCGCCGCTTGCTCGACGAGCATGCCACGTTCGTGCGCGAAATGGAGCAGCAACTCCGCGCCGATGCGGCAGCCAAGGCAGGCCATCAGGTGCCGGAAATCGATCCCGGCGTGCGGCGCGACAACGACCACATCCCGCACATCAGCAAAATGCAAATCGACTTGATGGTCAACAGCTTCGCGAACGACTTTTCCCGCATCGCCACGCTGCAATACACCAATTCCGTCGGCCAGGCCCGCATGCGCTGGATCGGCATCGATGAAGAGCACCACGGCCTGTCGCACGAACCCGATTCCAACGAAAAAGCCGTCGAGAAACTGACGAAAATCAACCATTGGTTCTGCGAGCAATTGGCGTATCTGGCGAAGCGCTTGGCCGACACCCCGGAGCCCGGCGGCCACGGCAGTCTGCTCGACAACACGCTGATCCTGTGGACGAACGAACTCGGCAAGGGCAACTCGCACACGCTCGACAATATTCCGTTCGCGCTGGTCGGCGGCGGATTGGATTTCAAGATGGGGCGCTCGCTGAAATTCCCCAGCGTGCCGCACAATCGCTTGCTTCTCTCGCTGGCCCACGGCTTCGGCCACCGCATTACGAAATTCGGCCACCCCGACTTCTGCAACGCCGGGCCGCTGAATTTGGGCTGAAAAGTATGCACCGCGTTGTCCGGGCGCGCTCGCTCGCTTCGAATCGGGCCTGCTTGTTCGGCAAATCGCCCTTTTTTGTCCGTCAGC
It includes:
- a CDS encoding DUF1552 domain-containing protein, which produces MTAAATRRDFLRALGLSAGSLPFILNLPSLAFANQSRRKQRLVVMFSPNGVVPRAFWPDEEGDKFALKESLKPLEPFQNKTLILHGVCDKVRGDGDNHMRGIGCLLTGIELYPGNIQGGSDTPAGWASGISIDQEIKQKLQQDDATRTRFGSLEFGVMVPERADTWTRLAYSGANKPITPIDDPYQMFNRLYGKVKDRELLASVLDDVQDDLKKVSRAVSSDDRRLLDEHATFVREMEQQLRADAAAKAGHQVPEIDPGVRRDNDHIPHISKMQIDLMVNSFANDFSRIATLQYTNSVGQARMRWIGIDEEHHGLSHEPDSNEKAVEKLTKINHWFCEQLAYLAKRLADTPEPGGHGSLLDNTLILWTNELGKGNSHTLDNIPFALVGGGLDFKMGRSLKFPSVPHNRLLLSLAHGFGHRITKFGHPDFCNAGPLNLG